In one Nitrospirota bacterium genomic region, the following are encoded:
- a CDS encoding type II secretion system protein: MRNRNGFTFVEILVVMLILSIGLFVLVPRLAPRILEPTSPLEKKVNSVITKALEKAGESGRAEEITFIMGSGSFRLEDEEFKLPEGLTVMEALVNDKRADALEVTVKAYPAGIIDYFELTLSDNSKLVSLPLLAEVESRG; encoded by the coding sequence GTGAGAAACCGCAACGGGTTTACCTTTGTGGAGATACTCGTCGTAATGCTTATCCTCTCGATAGGGCTCTTTGTGCTTGTGCCCAGGCTGGCACCGCGGATTCTTGAACCAACGTCTCCTCTGGAGAAAAAGGTCAATTCCGTAATTACAAAGGCCCTGGAAAAGGCCGGAGAATCCGGGAGGGCCGAAGAGATTACCTTTATCATGGGCAGCGGGAGTTTCCGCCTGGAAGACGAGGAGTTCAAGCTTCCTGAGGGCCTGACAGTAATGGAAGCCCTGGTCAATGACAAGCGGGCGGATGCACTCGAGGTTACAGTAAAGGCCTACCCTGCAGGGATAATCGATTACTTTGAGTTAACGCTATCCGACAACAGCAAGCTTGTCAGCCTGCCGCTGCTTGCAGAGGTTGAGTCAAGGGGATGA
- a CDS encoding prepilin-type N-terminal cleavage/methylation domain-containing protein — translation MYIISTDRGMTLLEVLVALALSALVLAGLYSSMNTVFTTDRALDDRLRGVMSYVRLNNLFQTDMRTMIGLPSMQNTIFGMEISFKSTHSLYSNSSFPVMVTYFVDKVDGEKYLYREEAEEKKGVNLRIRLLEKVGELKFLTPSEEGWKEQFVGKDVVRMEYVYGDKKWTITGGRLL, via the coding sequence TTGTATATAATTTCTACAGATAGGGGGATGACCCTGCTTGAGGTGCTTGTTGCACTTGCATTGAGTGCGCTCGTTCTTGCGGGGCTTTACTCTTCCATGAACACGGTCTTTACCACGGACAGGGCCCTTGACGACAGGCTCAGGGGGGTAATGAGTTACGTCAGACTGAACAATCTCTTTCAGACAGACATGAGGACCATGATAGGGCTGCCCTCCATGCAAAACACCATTTTCGGCATGGAAATAAGCTTTAAATCAACTCATTCCCTTTATTCCAACTCCTCTTTTCCGGTAATGGTAACGTATTTTGTGGACAAGGTGGACGGGGAAAAGTATCTGTACAGGGAAGAGGCTGAAGAGAAAAAGGGTGTAAACCTCAGGATAAGACTCCTTGAGAAAGTGGGGGAGCTGAAGTTTCTTACCCCTTCTGAAGAGGGCTGGAAGGAGCAGTTTGTGGGTAAGGATGTGGTCAGGATGGAATATGTCTACGGCGATAAAAAGTGGACTATCACGGGGGGGAGACTCCTCTGA
- a CDS encoding type II secretion system protein translates to MRNRGFTLLEVLIAMVVLAISLSGIFTLLKSNIDTTGYTLKKIELLEAGGDIFYTLYTDPDIEPTPGLVKLKGYEGVQYKVTESSLGISYIKEYTLTLKKDEAEIVYNFYR, encoded by the coding sequence ATGAGAAACCGGGGGTTTACTCTGCTTGAGGTCCTGATCGCCATGGTTGTGCTGGCGATCTCCCTGTCCGGCATTTTCACGCTTCTGAAATCAAATATCGACACAACCGGCTATACCCTGAAAAAAATAGAACTGCTTGAGGCAGGAGGCGATATCTTTTACACCCTGTACACTGACCCGGACATAGAGCCAACGCCGGGGCTTGTCAAGCTGAAAGGATATGAGGGAGTACAGTACAAGGTTACTGAAAGCTCCCTGGGGATTTCATACATAAAGGAATACACCCTTACACTGAAAAAAGATGAGGCGGAGATTGTATATAATTTCTACAGATAG
- a CDS encoding helix-hairpin-helix domain-containing protein produces MDYHGGETPLKTNPEFKTKGSVLIVVLIVVAASLSLLLLKNEKVVAQYDEVASAHKIQQGYIYCDSVIKGITRLLEDDTNTYDSSEELWAALPTIPTTEGYISIVVVPLNSRISIIEVSSRNEKLRRRTEDAVERLLSGASEQLDLESLRNLRPYSLGELRLLPGFSGLPKDLLGHFTVEDTAGKLNINFAGESVLAAFLPEIEPLTEAIIKYRESKPFKDISQIRKVPGMSDDVYLAIQPYITVSSSLFYIFTEAEVGGTRTRANAIVKKVSGKIKILKYFEETEEFYVGGQDNIPS; encoded by the coding sequence GTGGACTATCACGGGGGGGAGACTCCTCTGAAGACAAACCCTGAATTCAAGACAAAAGGCTCTGTCCTGATAGTGGTTCTCATCGTTGTAGCCGCCTCCCTATCCCTTTTACTGCTTAAAAACGAAAAGGTTGTGGCCCAGTATGACGAGGTGGCCTCAGCGCATAAGATTCAGCAGGGCTATATCTACTGCGACTCTGTAATAAAGGGAATTACCAGGCTTCTGGAGGATGACACGAACACCTATGATTCATCTGAAGAGCTTTGGGCTGCCCTGCCCACCATTCCCACTACCGAGGGGTATATCAGTATCGTAGTGGTTCCGCTCAACAGCAGGATCTCCATCATAGAAGTCTCTTCCAGAAATGAAAAACTGAGAAGGAGGACAGAGGATGCAGTGGAAAGACTGCTCTCCGGTGCATCAGAGCAGCTTGACCTGGAATCCCTGCGCAACCTGAGGCCATACAGCCTTGGGGAGCTGAGGCTCCTTCCCGGATTTTCCGGTCTCCCAAAAGACCTGCTCGGCCATTTCACGGTAGAGGACACAGCAGGCAAGCTGAATATCAACTTTGCCGGGGAATCTGTGCTGGCCGCCTTTCTGCCAGAGATTGAGCCCCTCACAGAGGCAATTATCAAGTACAGGGAATCAAAGCCCTTTAAAGATATCTCCCAGATAAGAAAGGTCCCGGGCATGTCGGATGACGTGTATCTCGCCATCCAGCCCTACATAACCGTCAGCAGCTCCCTCTTCTATATCTTTACAGAGGCGGAAGTGGGTGGCACAAGGACCAGGGCCAACGCGATTGTTAAAAAAGTGTCCGGAAAGATTAAAATACTTAAATACTTTGAGGAAACAGAGGAGTTCTATGTCGGTGGACAAGATAATATTCCTTCATAA
- the gspG gene encoding type II secretion system major pseudopilin GspG codes for MRYTKRESGFTLIELMVVLVILGILATFLMPKILNRPDEARIIKATNDIRAIESALQLYKIDNGSYPTTEQGLMALVKKPDIEPIPRHYRNGGYLDSESTPLDPWGNKYIYRSPGEGDREYEIISFGADGREGGDGVDADIRSWEIK; via the coding sequence ATGAGATACACAAAAAGAGAATCCGGGTTTACCCTGATAGAGCTCATGGTCGTTCTGGTTATCCTTGGCATCCTGGCCACATTCCTGATGCCGAAGATACTTAACAGGCCGGATGAGGCGAGGATAATAAAGGCAACGAACGACATCAGGGCCATTGAATCCGCCCTGCAACTCTACAAGATCGACAACGGAAGTTATCCAACCACGGAGCAGGGGCTTATGGCGCTTGTGAAAAAACCCGACATTGAACCCATCCCCAGGCACTACCGTAACGGTGGCTATCTGGACTCTGAGTCAACCCCCCTTGACCCATGGGGTAACAAGTACATATACAGGAGTCCCGGAGAAGGGGACAGGGAGTACGAGATAATCAGTTTCGGGGCTGACGGCAGGGAAGGCGGAGATGGCGTGGATGCAGATATCAGGAGCTGGGAGATAAAGTGA